A genomic window from Plodia interpunctella isolate USDA-ARS_2022_Savannah chromosome 29, ilPloInte3.2, whole genome shotgun sequence includes:
- the LOC128682011 gene encoding uncharacterized protein LOC128682011 isoform X2 has translation MEPVNDGPSISCLPDEIIVMILQQNDYRDIIHFSATCKRFNELVRYSHVLWKNTYKNILPKMLETMQRHGTSDWYKEVRGYYVLKKAVYAVLSEASEKYYYKLQSVHFSDICVDMNVYSMAASENLYCVVTILQNMIKDTLTILNGNATSPPHTLTEMYYAKVTLRYYFHAYLGLKWTILCSQMDNPPPVAVITFFAQWIYNTDLEADNIADAKISELANKVNDYLKVKTKGHSAIDPAARKVHKLSDQDVLMAVSHVLYKQRHLVLGTDTADFDTLDISKVLKNKCGHHIVLQAIYQAVASKFGVVCELHVFPNHVYMEYRHDWHDPVAREFTVDVKTGTLKPKGGCPFSRNPLNTFRYDHNILIECLYMEYHRTMGYINDWSTQNSFHLTEFLRMNDDDSSPYRQMPDFLLSHPDFPLARSTPLQVKYLSPIHLCLLNEIFNRNSDVQLFYREKTVNRHPSCIQYAVGMICTHKTTQFKCVILGWDTGESYQSQAPRLRYFVIDMDKSTRYVDQEHLIDLKQPTRLTHLEDSLAPEFSHFDGFRYVPNANKRAEYPDDDAIALMYKSRAGM, from the exons ATGGAGCCGGTAAATGATGGCCCTTCAATATCTTGTTTACCAGACGAAATAATcgttatgattttacaacaaaatgatTACAGAgacataatacattttagtgCGACATGTAAACGTTTTAATGAACTTGTGAGGTATAGTCATGTGTTAtggaaaaatacctataaaaacat TCTTCCAAAAATGCTGGAAACGATGCAGCGACATGGTACCAGCGACTGGTACAAAGAAGTGAGAGGTTattatgtattgaaaaaaGCTGTTTATGCTGTGTTATCTGAAGcgtcagaaaaatattatta CAAACTGCAGTCGGTACACTTCAGCGACATATGTGTCGATATGAATGTTTACTCTATGGCAGCGAGCGAGAACTTGTACTGTGTTGTAACTATATtgcaaaatatgataaaagatacactaacaattttaaatgggAATGCGACTAGCCc cCCGCACACACTAACGGAGATGTACTATGCTAAAGTGACGCTTAGGTATTACTTCCACGCGTACCTCGGTTTGAAATGGACAATACTTTGCTCTCAGATGGATAACCCGCCGCCGGTCGCAGTGATTACATTCTTTGCACAATGGATTTACAACACCGACTTGGAGGCTGACAATATAGCCGATGCGAAG ATTTCAGAGTTAGCGAACAAAGTGAACGATTACCTCAAGGTGAAAACCAAGGGGCACAGCGCGATTGACCCAGCGGCCAGGAAAGTACACAAGCTGTCCGACCAGGACGTGTTGATGGCCGTCAGTCACGTGCTGTACAAACAGCGACACCTAGTGTTGGGGACGGACACCGCGGATTTTGATACGTTGGACATTTCTAAG gtattaaaaaacaaatgcggTCATCACATTGTTCTCCAAGCTATATACCAAGCTGTGGCATCGAAATTCGGTGTGGTTTGTGAGCTGCACGTGTTCCCTAACCATGTGTACATGGAATACAGACACGATTGGCACGACCCGGTCGCGCGAGAGTTCACTGTCGACGTCAAAACTGGCACTTTGAAGCCTAAAGGTGGTTGCCCGTTTTCTAGAAACCCGTTGAATACATTCAGATACGACCATAACATTCTCATTGAGTGCCTCTACATGGAGTATCACAGGACCATGGGTTATATCAACGACTG GTCCACACAGAATTCCTTCCATCTAACGGAATTTTTAAGAATGAATGATGACGATAGCAGTCCGTACAGACAAATGCCAGATTTCTTGTTATCCCATCCAGATTTCCCATTGGCGCGATCCACGCCGTTAcaagtaaaatat CTATCTCCGATTCACCTTTGTTTActgaatgaaatttttaaccGCAACTCTGATGTCCAGCTGTTCTACAGGGAA aaaacaGTAAATAGGCACCCGTCTTGCATCCAATACGCCGTCGGCATGATATGCACACACAAAACAACACAATTTAAGTGCGTCATATTGGGCTGGGATACCGGTgaaa gttATCAATCGCAAGCGCCTCGCCTCCGGTATTTCGTAATTGATATGGACAAGTCGACGAGATACGTCGATCAAG AACACCTGATAGATCTGAAGCAGCCGACACGACTAACCCATCTTGAAGATTCTCTTGCCCCGGAGTTCTCACACTTCGACGGATTCCGCTACGTGCCCAATGCAAACAAGAGGGCTGAATACCCCGACGATGACGCCATAGCCTTGATGTACAAAAGCAGGGCTGGGATGTAG
- the LOC128682011 gene encoding uncharacterized protein LOC128682011 isoform X1, producing MEPVNDGPSISCLPDEIIVMILQQNDYRDIIHFSATCKRFNELVRYSHVLWKNTYKNILPKMLETMQRHGTSDWYKEVRGYYVLKKAVYAVLSEASEKYYYKLQSVHFSDICVDMNVYSMAASENLYCVVTILQNMIKDTLTILNGNATSPPHTLTEMYYAKVTLRYYFHAYLGLKWTILCSQMDNPPPVAVITFFAQWIYNTDLEADNIADAKISELANKVNDYLKVKTKGHSAIDPAARKVHKLSDQDVLMAVSHVLYKQRHLVLGTDTADFDTLDISKVLKNKCGHHIVLQAIYQAVASKFGVVCELHVFPNHVYMEYRHDWHDPVAREFTVDVKTGTLKPKGGCPFSRNPLNTFRYDHNILIECLYMEYHRTMGYINDWSTQNSFHLTEFLRMNDDDSSPYRQMPDFLLSHPDFPLARSTPLQVKYLSPIHLCLLNEIFNRNSDVQLFYREKTVNRHPSCIQYAVGMICTHKTTQFKCVILGWDTGESGGRYVWHASSPLIGYQSQAPRLRYFVIDMDKSTRYVDQEHLIDLKQPTRLTHLEDSLAPEFSHFDGFRYVPNANKRAEYPDDDAIALMYKSRAGM from the exons ATGGAGCCGGTAAATGATGGCCCTTCAATATCTTGTTTACCAGACGAAATAATcgttatgattttacaacaaaatgatTACAGAgacataatacattttagtgCGACATGTAAACGTTTTAATGAACTTGTGAGGTATAGTCATGTGTTAtggaaaaatacctataaaaacat TCTTCCAAAAATGCTGGAAACGATGCAGCGACATGGTACCAGCGACTGGTACAAAGAAGTGAGAGGTTattatgtattgaaaaaaGCTGTTTATGCTGTGTTATCTGAAGcgtcagaaaaatattatta CAAACTGCAGTCGGTACACTTCAGCGACATATGTGTCGATATGAATGTTTACTCTATGGCAGCGAGCGAGAACTTGTACTGTGTTGTAACTATATtgcaaaatatgataaaagatacactaacaattttaaatgggAATGCGACTAGCCc cCCGCACACACTAACGGAGATGTACTATGCTAAAGTGACGCTTAGGTATTACTTCCACGCGTACCTCGGTTTGAAATGGACAATACTTTGCTCTCAGATGGATAACCCGCCGCCGGTCGCAGTGATTACATTCTTTGCACAATGGATTTACAACACCGACTTGGAGGCTGACAATATAGCCGATGCGAAG ATTTCAGAGTTAGCGAACAAAGTGAACGATTACCTCAAGGTGAAAACCAAGGGGCACAGCGCGATTGACCCAGCGGCCAGGAAAGTACACAAGCTGTCCGACCAGGACGTGTTGATGGCCGTCAGTCACGTGCTGTACAAACAGCGACACCTAGTGTTGGGGACGGACACCGCGGATTTTGATACGTTGGACATTTCTAAG gtattaaaaaacaaatgcggTCATCACATTGTTCTCCAAGCTATATACCAAGCTGTGGCATCGAAATTCGGTGTGGTTTGTGAGCTGCACGTGTTCCCTAACCATGTGTACATGGAATACAGACACGATTGGCACGACCCGGTCGCGCGAGAGTTCACTGTCGACGTCAAAACTGGCACTTTGAAGCCTAAAGGTGGTTGCCCGTTTTCTAGAAACCCGTTGAATACATTCAGATACGACCATAACATTCTCATTGAGTGCCTCTACATGGAGTATCACAGGACCATGGGTTATATCAACGACTG GTCCACACAGAATTCCTTCCATCTAACGGAATTTTTAAGAATGAATGATGACGATAGCAGTCCGTACAGACAAATGCCAGATTTCTTGTTATCCCATCCAGATTTCCCATTGGCGCGATCCACGCCGTTAcaagtaaaatat CTATCTCCGATTCACCTTTGTTTActgaatgaaatttttaaccGCAACTCTGATGTCCAGCTGTTCTACAGGGAA aaaacaGTAAATAGGCACCCGTCTTGCATCCAATACGCCGTCGGCATGATATGCACACACAAAACAACACAATTTAAGTGCGTCATATTGGGCTGGGATACCGGTgaaa GCGGTGGTCGATACGTTTGGCACGCCTCGTCGCCGCTCATAG gttATCAATCGCAAGCGCCTCGCCTCCGGTATTTCGTAATTGATATGGACAAGTCGACGAGATACGTCGATCAAG AACACCTGATAGATCTGAAGCAGCCGACACGACTAACCCATCTTGAAGATTCTCTTGCCCCGGAGTTCTCACACTTCGACGGATTCCGCTACGTGCCCAATGCAAACAAGAGGGCTGAATACCCCGACGATGACGCCATAGCCTTGATGTACAAAAGCAGGGCTGGGATGTAG